From a single Aquincola tertiaricarbonis genomic region:
- a CDS encoding ABC transporter substrate-binding protein, with amino-acid sequence MRPFFRSAARGLRAALAIAVVATGLGHALPAAAEVKVGVSDWPGWVAWYVAEQKGFFKKHGADVKLVWFANYTDSISALSSGQLDANSQTWSDTLGPLAKGLPLKAILVNDNSAGNDALLVSPKIKSFAELKGKSVALEQYSISHFVLATALAKNGMKPSDVKITNLSAGDAAAAFMAGRVDAAVVWNPWIDQITRSGKGRALFTSKDMPGLVPDLLVAQEKAIATKRKDLVGMIKAWMDTEKFIREQPAEAARIMSKVVSLKPEEYQVFMPGTRFFDAAANQAALAGSGPESLATVAPTIASFLLQHKLIDGKPDAAKGIDASLLAEALK; translated from the coding sequence ATGCGACCCTTCTTCCGTTCCGCCGCCCGTGGCCTGCGCGCCGCGCTGGCCATCGCCGTTGTTGCCACCGGCCTGGGCCACGCCCTGCCGGCCGCCGCCGAAGTCAAGGTGGGTGTGTCCGACTGGCCGGGCTGGGTGGCCTGGTACGTGGCCGAGCAGAAGGGCTTCTTCAAGAAGCACGGTGCCGACGTCAAGCTGGTCTGGTTCGCCAACTACACCGATTCCATCAGCGCGCTGTCTTCGGGCCAGCTCGATGCCAACTCGCAGACCTGGTCCGACACGCTGGGCCCGCTGGCCAAGGGCCTGCCGCTCAAGGCCATCCTGGTCAATGACAACTCGGCCGGCAACGATGCGCTGCTGGTGAGCCCCAAGATCAAGTCCTTCGCCGAGCTGAAGGGCAAGTCGGTGGCGCTGGAGCAGTACAGCATCTCGCACTTCGTGCTGGCCACCGCGCTGGCCAAGAACGGCATGAAGCCGTCCGACGTCAAGATCACCAACTTGTCGGCCGGTGACGCGGCCGCCGCCTTCATGGCCGGCCGCGTGGACGCCGCGGTGGTGTGGAACCCCTGGATCGACCAGATCACCAGGAGCGGCAAGGGCCGTGCGCTGTTCACCTCCAAGGACATGCCGGGCCTGGTGCCCGACCTGCTGGTGGCACAAGAGAAGGCCATCGCCACCAAGCGCAAAGACCTGGTGGGCATGATCAAGGCCTGGATGGACACGGAGAAGTTCATCCGCGAGCAGCCGGCCGAGGCCGCCCGCATCATGAGCAAGGTGGTGAGCCTGAAGCCCGAGGAATACCAGGTGTTCATGCCCGGCACCCGCTTCTTCGACGCGGCCGCCAACCAGGCGGCGCTGGCCGGCAGCGGCCCCGAGTCGCTGGCCACGGTGGCGCCCACCATCGCCAGCTTTCTGCTGCAGCACAAGCTGATCGACGGCAAGCCCGACGCCGCCAAGGGCATCGACGCCAGCCTGCTGGCCGAAGCGCTGAAGTAA
- a CDS encoding ABC transporter permease — MTTQTMRGAAAPAQGGLPPAMPVMAPPVPTLLPEPRPWWGVRTPIPRPRALVLVALGLLLPLLGWMALAASGWVQPVFMPGPGAVLQRMADWWADGLLEDVAISTLRVVSGWALSALIALPLGLLIGSFRTVQALLEPLTDFIRYMPAVAFIPLVMVWVGIDEGAKVAIIFIGTFFQMVLMVAEDVRRVPAAQIEAAQTLGATRGEIIQQVLVPSAKPALLDTLRVTMGWAWTYLVVAELVAASSGLGFAILKALRFLQTDKIFGGILLIGLIGLAIDQLMRLAHRKAFGYLYLRR, encoded by the coding sequence ATGACGACGCAGACGATGCGTGGCGCCGCAGCGCCGGCGCAGGGCGGCCTGCCGCCCGCGATGCCGGTGATGGCGCCCCCGGTGCCCACGCTGCTGCCCGAGCCGCGGCCCTGGTGGGGCGTGCGCACGCCCATCCCGCGCCCGCGTGCGCTGGTGCTGGTGGCGCTGGGCCTGCTGCTGCCGCTGCTGGGCTGGATGGCGCTGGCCGCCAGCGGCTGGGTGCAGCCCGTGTTCATGCCCGGCCCGGGCGCGGTGCTGCAACGCATGGCCGACTGGTGGGCCGACGGCCTGCTGGAAGACGTGGCCATCAGCACCTTGCGGGTGGTGTCGGGCTGGGCGCTGTCGGCCTTGATCGCGCTGCCGCTGGGCCTGCTGATCGGCAGCTTTCGCACGGTGCAGGCGCTGCTGGAGCCGCTGACCGACTTCATCCGCTACATGCCGGCGGTGGCCTTCATCCCGCTGGTGATGGTGTGGGTGGGCATCGACGAAGGTGCCAAGGTGGCCATCATCTTCATCGGCACCTTCTTCCAGATGGTGCTGATGGTGGCCGAAGACGTGCGCCGCGTGCCGGCCGCGCAGATCGAGGCGGCGCAGACCCTGGGCGCCACCCGCGGCGAGATCATCCAGCAGGTGCTGGTGCCTTCGGCCAAGCCGGCCCTGCTGGACACGCTGCGCGTGACCATGGGCTGGGCCTGGACCTACCTGGTGGTGGCCGAGCTGGTGGCCGCCAGCTCGGGCCTGGGCTTCGCCATCCTGAAGGCGCTGCGCTTTTTGCAGACCGACAAGATCTTCGGCGGCATCCTGCTGATCGGCCTCATCGGCCTGGCGATCGACCAGCTGATGCGGCTGGCGCACCGCAAGGCCTTCGGCTACCTCTACCTGCGGCGCTGA
- a CDS encoding ABC transporter ATP-binding protein codes for MSTSPKIRVQGLWKHFGTTVALQDVNLDIEENAFVTLVGASGCGKSTLLRTLAGLEHRSAGTLLCDGQPIEGPGADRAMVFQHYSLYPWLTVLENIRFSRQLKVHTQDRTAADVEAAAGRADALLRLMGLTHVARHYPSQLSGGMQQRVAIARALMSRPQVLLMDEPFGALDAQTREVMHDLILHVHRLERSTIVFVTHDVEEALYLGRQVVLMAPRPGRIDTVYQVPLPAERQQDMKLAPAFNELKREVLARIRATSGMQTDFELLAKLSQAGSLDLTE; via the coding sequence ATGAGCACATCACCCAAGATCCGCGTGCAGGGGCTGTGGAAGCATTTCGGCACCACCGTGGCGCTGCAGGACGTGAACCTGGACATCGAAGAGAACGCCTTCGTCACGCTGGTGGGCGCCTCGGGCTGCGGCAAGAGCACGCTGCTGCGCACGCTGGCCGGGCTGGAGCACCGCAGCGCCGGCACGCTGCTGTGCGACGGCCAGCCCATCGAGGGCCCGGGCGCCGACCGCGCGATGGTGTTCCAGCACTACAGCCTGTACCCGTGGCTCACGGTGCTGGAGAACATCCGCTTCAGCCGCCAGCTGAAGGTGCACACGCAGGACCGCACCGCCGCCGACGTGGAGGCCGCCGCCGGCCGTGCCGACGCACTGCTGCGCCTGATGGGCCTGACCCACGTGGCCCGCCACTACCCCAGCCAGCTGTCGGGCGGCATGCAGCAGCGGGTGGCCATTGCCCGCGCGCTGATGAGCCGGCCGCAGGTGCTGCTGATGGACGAGCCCTTCGGCGCGCTGGACGCGCAGACCCGCGAGGTGATGCACGACCTCATCCTGCACGTGCACCGGCTGGAGCGCAGCACCATCGTCTTCGTCACCCACGACGTGGAAGAAGCGCTGTACCTGGGCCGCCAGGTGGTGCTGATGGCGCCGCGCCCCGGCCGCATCGACACCGTGTACCAAGTACCGCTGCCCGCCGAACGCCAGCAGGACATGAAGCTGGCGCCCGCGTTCAACGAGCTCAAGCGCGAGGTGCTGGCGCGCATCCGCGCCACCTCGGGCATGCAGACCGACTTCGAGCTGCTGGCCAAGCTGTCGCAGGCCGGCTCTCTCGACCTCACCGAATGA
- a CDS encoding urea amidolyase associated protein UAAP1: MSNQVQPPVHTQDNPPAERPVDALPLWQRFAPELPAELVAFSEIVPGGAHWSWRLRRGTALRFVALDERVNASVVLYAAHDTLERYNMPDSLKAQHTAHYRAGHVLMSDMGRAMASFTVDTLGWHDPLGALLDTPTMEARYGAKRFEDHRNAMQRSGRDGLLIETGKHGLTLRDQIAPVNLFSKVVVDGQGRFIFDAERSVKGAQVELRMDMDVILALSTAPHPLDPRPAYAPGRLGIAAWRRGPAPADDPCRRFRPETARALHNSDVFAIS, encoded by the coding sequence ATGTCCAATCAAGTTCAACCCCCGGTGCACACTCAGGACAACCCGCCGGCCGAACGGCCGGTGGACGCGCTGCCGCTGTGGCAGCGCTTTGCGCCCGAGCTGCCGGCCGAGCTGGTGGCTTTCAGCGAAATCGTGCCCGGCGGCGCGCACTGGAGCTGGCGGCTGCGCCGCGGCACCGCACTGCGCTTCGTGGCGCTGGACGAGCGCGTCAATGCCTCGGTAGTGCTGTACGCCGCCCACGACACGCTGGAGCGCTACAACATGCCCGACAGCCTGAAGGCCCAGCACACCGCCCACTACCGCGCCGGCCATGTGCTGATGAGCGACATGGGCCGCGCGATGGCCTCGTTCACGGTCGATACGCTGGGCTGGCACGACCCGCTGGGCGCGCTGCTCGACACGCCGACGATGGAGGCGCGCTACGGCGCCAAGCGCTTCGAGGACCACCGCAATGCCATGCAGCGCAGCGGCCGCGACGGCCTCTTGATCGAGACCGGCAAGCACGGCCTGACGCTGCGCGACCAGATTGCGCCGGTGAACCTGTTCAGCAAGGTGGTGGTGGACGGGCAGGGCCGCTTCATCTTCGACGCCGAACGCAGTGTGAAGGGCGCGCAGGTGGAGCTGCGCATGGACATGGACGTGATCCTGGCGCTGAGCACGGCGCCCCATCCGCTGGACCCGCGCCCCGCTTATGCGCCCGGCCGCCTGGGCATCGCCGCCTGGCGCCGCGGGCCCGCACCCGCCGACGACCCGTGCCGGCGCTTTCGCCCCGAGACGGCGCGCGCGCTGCACAACAGCGACGTGTTCGCGATCAGCTGA
- a CDS encoding urea amidolyase associated protein UAAP2: MRLQPSALRPEDAVVRHRQPAGEPWFTELRQGQTLRIVDLEGNQAVDVIFYARHEAAEHYSATDTLLRQGGIYLTTGSVLVSNLGRPMLRIVADTCGRHDTLGGACAAESNTVRYALQKKFMHSCRDNYLLALQNADVGLGKRDLVPNVNFFMNVPVTEDGQLTFADGVSGPGKYVELRAEMDLYMLVSNCPQLNNPCNAYHPTPVEFLVWDGA; encoded by the coding sequence ATGCGCCTGCAGCCCAGCGCGCTGCGGCCTGAAGACGCAGTCGTGCGCCACCGCCAGCCGGCCGGCGAGCCCTGGTTCACCGAGCTGCGCCAAGGCCAGACCCTGCGCATTGTCGACCTGGAAGGCAACCAGGCGGTGGACGTGATCTTCTACGCCCGCCATGAAGCGGCCGAGCACTACAGCGCCACCGACACGCTGTTGCGCCAGGGCGGCATCTACCTGACCACCGGCTCGGTGCTGGTGAGCAACCTGGGCCGGCCGATGCTGCGCATCGTGGCCGACACCTGCGGCCGCCACGACACCCTGGGCGGCGCCTGCGCGGCCGAAAGCAACACCGTGCGCTATGCGCTGCAGAAGAAGTTCATGCACAGCTGCCGCGACAACTACCTGCTGGCGCTGCAGAACGCCGACGTGGGCCTGGGCAAGCGCGACCTGGTGCCCAACGTCAACTTCTTCATGAACGTGCCGGTGACGGAAGACGGCCAGCTCACCTTTGCCGATGGCGTGAGCGGCCCCGGCAAGTACGTGGAGCTGCGCGCCGAGATGGACTTGTACATGCTGGTGTCCAACTGCCCGCAGCTCAACAACCCCTGCAATGCCTACCATCCCACAC